A region of Phycisphaerae bacterium DNA encodes the following proteins:
- a CDS encoding branched-chain amino acid ABC transporter permease, which produces MELTQALQYCVAGIRNGSVYAIVAIGFNIIYSTTGVINFAQGEFLIVGAMTAISLNHFVPLPVAVALAVVITMLLGALVEFVFIRPVRHAPVLRLIVITIGISIVLREGMLHVWDEQVRALPYFTGTAVSTFPLFGARVSPQDLWVLGMCAVIVAGLTLFFRFTPTGRAMRACADDRMAAQLCGIKDSRMVTLSFMLSAAIGALAGCAISPVMQTQYDMGAPLAIKGFTVAILGGLGNSMAAVAAGLLLGLMEAFAVSQMPVAYKEAVALVVLLMVLIVRPSGLFAGRQTIELRDH; this is translated from the coding sequence ATGGAACTCACCCAGGCGCTGCAGTATTGCGTTGCCGGCATCCGTAACGGCAGCGTGTACGCAATTGTTGCCATCGGCTTCAACATCATCTACAGCACCACCGGCGTCATCAACTTCGCCCAGGGTGAGTTTCTCATCGTTGGAGCGATGACGGCCATCAGCCTGAACCATTTCGTGCCGCTGCCGGTTGCCGTCGCCTTGGCGGTGGTCATCACCATGCTGCTGGGCGCGTTGGTCGAGTTCGTGTTTATCCGCCCCGTCCGCCATGCCCCCGTCCTGCGGCTCATCGTGATCACCATCGGCATCTCGATTGTGCTGCGCGAGGGCATGCTGCACGTGTGGGACGAGCAAGTCAGGGCCCTTCCGTATTTCACCGGTACGGCCGTCTCGACCTTCCCGCTTTTCGGCGCAAGAGTCTCCCCCCAGGACCTCTGGGTGCTGGGCATGTGTGCCGTCATCGTTGCCGGCTTGACGCTGTTCTTCCGGTTCACGCCGACCGGTCGTGCGATGCGGGCCTGCGCCGACGATCGGATGGCGGCCCAACTCTGCGGCATCAAGGATTCCCGCATGGTCACGCTCTCTTTCATGCTCAGCGCCGCCATCGGCGCGCTGGCCGGATGCGCGATTTCCCCGGTGATGCAGACGCAGTACGACATGGGCGCCCCCCTGGCCATCAAAGGCTTCACGGTGGCAATTCTCGGAGGGCTCGGCAACAGCATGGCCGCGGTTGCGGCGGGACTGCTGCTCGGACTGATGGAAGCCTTTGCCGTGAGCCAGATGCCCGTTGCCTACAAGGAGGCGGTTGCCCTGGTCGTCCTGCTCATGGTGCTGATTGTGCGCCCGAGCGGCCTGTTTGCCGGCCGGCAGACCATCGAGCTGAGGGACCACTGA
- a CDS encoding ABC transporter substrate-binding protein — translation MTKRTCIILGIVGLGLFVGLAGCKDSSKAPTTTKPADAGPIRIGAIFSITGPAAFLGAPEEKTTQMLVEKINNEGGVLGRKLEVIIKDSGASPEKALSLAKQLIDEEKVLAIIGPSTSGETMAIKQLCQDSKMILVSCAAAEKIVEPLASYVFKSPQKDSDAVKVIYEAMKKRGISKIGVVVSSDGFGTAGREQLEKLAPEHGLTIAIAEVYPKEVTDLTDVLTKVKGKDVQAVVNWSIVPAQSLVAKNMKQIGLDVPLFQSHGFGNIKYAQAGGEAANGTLFPCGRLLVAEQLPDDHPQKALLMSYKKDYESKYNEEASTFGGHAYDALLILVEAIKKAGTDDREKVRDAIENLKGLVGTAGIFNMSPTDHTGLDADAFELLTVKEGKFVIAPKE, via the coding sequence ATGACAAAGCGCACTTGCATCATTCTGGGAATTGTGGGTCTGGGGTTGTTCGTTGGCTTGGCCGGGTGCAAGGATTCGTCGAAGGCCCCGACGACCACAAAACCGGCCGACGCCGGTCCTATCAGGATCGGAGCCATCTTCTCCATCACCGGTCCCGCGGCGTTCCTGGGGGCCCCCGAAGAGAAGACGACGCAAATGCTCGTGGAGAAGATCAACAACGAGGGCGGCGTCCTCGGCCGCAAGCTGGAGGTCATCATCAAGGATTCCGGGGCAAGCCCCGAGAAGGCCCTCTCGCTGGCCAAGCAGCTCATCGATGAAGAGAAGGTTCTGGCGATCATCGGCCCGTCGACCAGCGGTGAGACGATGGCTATCAAGCAGCTTTGCCAGGACAGCAAGATGATCCTTGTCTCGTGCGCCGCCGCGGAAAAAATCGTCGAACCCCTCGCGAGCTACGTATTTAAGAGCCCTCAAAAAGACAGCGATGCCGTGAAGGTGATTTATGAGGCCATGAAAAAACGCGGCATTTCGAAAATCGGCGTCGTGGTCAGCAGTGATGGCTTCGGGACGGCCGGCAGGGAACAGCTTGAAAAACTGGCTCCGGAGCACGGTCTGACTATTGCCATCGCCGAGGTCTACCCCAAGGAGGTGACTGACCTGACCGACGTGCTGACCAAGGTCAAGGGCAAGGACGTCCAGGCAGTGGTCAACTGGTCCATCGTTCCCGCCCAGAGCCTGGTTGCCAAGAACATGAAGCAGATCGGTTTGGACGTCCCCCTCTTCCAGAGTCACGGGTTCGGCAACATCAAGTACGCCCAAGCCGGGGGAGAGGCGGCTAACGGCACCCTGTTCCCGTGCGGACGCCTCCTGGTCGCCGAGCAACTGCCCGACGACCATCCCCAGAAGGCCCTGCTGATGTCCTACAAGAAGGATTACGAGAGCAAATACAATGAGGAAGCCAGCACCTTCGGTGGGCACGCTTATGACGCCCTGTTGATTCTCGTCGAGGCCATCAAGAAGGCAGGTACCGACGATCGCGAGAAGGTCCGTGATGCCATCGAAAACCTCAAAGGGCTCGTTGGAACCGCGGGCATCTTCAATATGTCGCCTACGGACCACACCGGCTTGGATGCCGATGCTTTCGAACTCCTGACCGTGAAGGAGGGTAAGTTTGTGATTGCCCCAAAGGAGTAA